One segment of Candidatus Manganitrophus noduliformans DNA contains the following:
- a CDS encoding DUF4091 domain-containing protein: MRKSVFATTALAALTLFVSLWSAGAAGAMTVWTEHATVKIRRTTSPKTSQTAAVLKAAKNEFEAFQLVVTANSGALSGVDVNVSDLRDDHGNTIPADQIMIYNQAYINVTTVSTIQGATGEWPDALIPKKDAYFGEVRNAFPFSVASGRNQPVWIEVYVPSTAAAGVYTGSATVTASGRNPVVVPIQLTVWNFTLPSTSTLKSAHSIDYHLVPVGHGLGSYTSPPSSSHLRLVKLYAKANLLHRLTTNYLPAPQAMGGVSNSQISWGPFDTTFGPLFDGTEALPGGKLPGAKMTSYSMSFSGHDTNTTFLRGIATHAKAKGWFDRLFQYTLDEPSTSAHWQTIRTRANALHQADPELMAGVTTSIQNATSNNAAGLIDLFIPTIRFMDNKPYGREPGGEVPGGAGTIGNQRSKYPQETWWYQACGSHGCGMVGGGVFDSEGYHLDWPSYMIDLPAPFSRIMEWMSFKYNLQGELYYDMVYAYGRRDPWVGQYDFGGNGDGTLYYPGRPNKIGGTSHIPIESIRLKLLREGMEDYEYLHLLKTLGEEGYADEQVAQVVTNVYTWSKNPLLLYDAREKMGTRISVLQGGANPAPTPSPEPPPPADPGSDPDPDAGAGAGSGTDPDPDSESDPPISKDPDPISKDPGPITPSTGESGSSSGVQFGGCSLLRTTGEASPPMEAVAYLLLFFSPFCGVVWRKIRVFARLR, from the coding sequence ATGAGAAAGTCTGTTTTCGCAACCACGGCCCTCGCCGCGCTCACCCTTTTTGTGTCGCTCTGGTCCGCAGGCGCGGCCGGTGCGATGACCGTCTGGACGGAGCACGCCACCGTCAAGATCCGAAGAACAACCTCTCCGAAAACAAGCCAGACCGCGGCGGTCCTCAAAGCGGCCAAAAACGAATTCGAAGCCTTCCAGCTGGTGGTGACGGCGAACAGCGGCGCCCTTTCGGGTGTCGATGTGAATGTGAGCGATCTGCGCGACGATCACGGCAATACGATCCCTGCCGATCAGATCATGATTTATAATCAGGCTTACATCAACGTGACCACCGTTTCGACTATCCAGGGGGCGACGGGAGAATGGCCCGACGCGTTGATTCCGAAGAAGGATGCCTACTTCGGCGAAGTCCGAAACGCCTTCCCCTTCTCTGTCGCATCCGGCAGAAACCAGCCGGTCTGGATCGAGGTCTACGTTCCGTCCACGGCGGCGGCGGGGGTTTATACCGGCTCGGCGACCGTGACGGCCTCCGGCCGGAACCCGGTAGTGGTTCCGATTCAGCTGACCGTCTGGAATTTTACCCTTCCTTCCACTTCAACCCTCAAGTCGGCGCACTCCATCGATTACCACCTTGTGCCGGTCGGGCATGGTTTGGGTTCTTATACTTCCCCCCCCAGTTCGAGCCATCTTAGACTGGTAAAGCTCTACGCGAAAGCCAATCTGCTTCATCGGTTGACGACAAATTATTTGCCGGCCCCGCAAGCTATGGGAGGGGTCTCGAACAGCCAGATCAGCTGGGGACCATTCGATACGACCTTCGGTCCCCTCTTCGATGGAACCGAGGCGCTTCCGGGGGGAAAGCTCCCGGGGGCAAAGATGACGAGCTATAGTATGTCTTTCTCGGGACATGATACGAACACCACTTTTCTCCGAGGCATCGCGACGCATGCGAAGGCGAAGGGATGGTTCGATCGTCTCTTCCAGTACACCCTCGATGAGCCGAGCACGAGCGCGCATTGGCAGACGATTCGAACCCGGGCCAACGCGCTCCATCAGGCCGACCCCGAACTTATGGCGGGAGTCACGACCAGCATTCAAAACGCCACCTCGAACAATGCGGCCGGTCTGATCGACCTGTTCATCCCGACCATCCGGTTCATGGACAACAAGCCGTACGGACGGGAACCGGGCGGCGAGGTCCCCGGCGGCGCGGGAACCATCGGGAATCAGCGGAGCAAATATCCCCAAGAGACCTGGTGGTATCAGGCCTGCGGCAGTCACGGCTGCGGGATGGTGGGGGGGGGAGTGTTCGACTCGGAGGGGTACCATCTCGATTGGCCTAGCTATATGATCGACCTCCCCGCTCCGTTCAGCCGGATCATGGAGTGGATGAGCTTCAAATATAATCTTCAGGGAGAGCTCTACTACGACATGGTTTACGCCTACGGGCGGAGAGATCCCTGGGTCGGCCAGTACGACTTCGGCGGCAACGGCGACGGGACCCTCTACTATCCGGGGCGGCCGAACAAAATCGGCGGGACGAGCCACATTCCAATCGAGTCGATCCGGTTGAAGCTCCTTCGGGAGGGGATGGAAGATTACGAGTATCTGCATCTTCTGAAGACCCTCGGCGAGGAAGGTTATGCCGATGAGCAGGTCGCCCAGGTGGTCACGAATGTCTACACCTGGAGCAAGAACCCGCTCCTCCTCTACGATGCCCGCGAGAAAATGGGGACGCGGATATCGGTTCTCCAGGGTGGAGCGAATCCTGCGCCGACCCCCTCCCCCGAACCCCCTCCGCCGGCCGATCCCGGTTCCGATCCGGACCCTGACGCCGGGGCCGGGGCCGGATCGGGAACGGACCCTGATCCTGATTCGGAATCGGATCCTCCCATCTCGAAAGATCCCGATCCGATCTCAAAAGATCCCGGTCCGATTACCCCCTCCACCGGGGAGAGCGGATCTTCTTCCGGTGTGCAATTTGGCGGGTGCAGTCTCTTGAGAACGACGGGGGAGGCATCCCCCCCGATGGAAGCGGTCGCTTATCTTCTCCTCTTTTTCTCCCCCTTCTGCGGGGTGGTTTGGAGGAAGATTCGGGTTTTTGCTCGACTCCGCTAA